The Quercus lobata isolate SW786 chromosome 9, ValleyOak3.0 Primary Assembly, whole genome shotgun sequence region attaaaatttttgttacaatgcTTTCTTGggccttgattttttttcctaggtGAGAGGgctttaattatattttattggttaataGAGGGGGGGTCTTCTTCCGTTTGGGACTTAGGCCATTgcctaagagcattcacatcaactAGTGTAAAAATTTCCGTCTATTTTAACATAACATCCCATTTTTTCTGTTTTACTTCACCACTTTTCACAACACTCACATTaactatttcattaaaatattttaaaaaaatcaaattatttctcTCTTCACATCCGTTATCCATTCTCTTTATTCATTCTcttgaaacaaaaagaaagaataaaaaataaaaatacacaaCAAAAATGTTTGTGTATATTTGCACAAGTATTATGTCCAATAGTAGACACATGACATTATCCAGATTGGTTCAATGCAACTCTGACCTAATCCTTACCTTTTATGCAAAGAGTGGTTTGCTAATGCATAAGAGTGGTTTGCTGATGACAAACTAACgcataaaaaaatgattttttgccGTTAGCTACATTAGCACAAAGGCATACAGTCCTAGTGAAAATGTCTAAGATATAAAATTGCATTGGCCAATTAAatttggggagagagagagagaggtggaaCAGAAAGCCTTTGCCATTAAATTTGCAGAGTCAaggaaaaatctgcagaaaattttaaagtagAAATTTGGAAGAATATTCCTTGGAGATCAAAGATGCATACCATgaataattttcattcattctcAAGCTCTTTCTTTTGTATGCACTACAATTTTCTTAAGCCCATGGCCATGGTGAGGAACCAAACACCAGACAAATACACGGCATTCCCAATTGGGTAATTTTTTACCATTCTCTTTGTGGCCAAGTTTTAGACCCAAGTCATTTGACCTAAAATCATAGTACAATCCTCTCTTACACACTTAGAAGCCCAAAGAAGGGGTTGGTCATTGCAGACTTCAATTCAGACCCAGCTGTGTTTAGAATTTCCATGTCGACCTTATCATCAGGAAGATACAAGAACTCGTCTCCTTCTGTTCTCTCAAACCCACAGAGCTCAAGAAATTCCATACCTCCTCTCAAGTTCCCAACTCTATCCTGTTAAGTGTTAAATAgctaaagaataaataaatgactAGAGTAGAAATCTTACAATAGAAGTACACCTAaaccaagaaaaacaaataaaaatattatatgccAAATTTTAGCGATGTTTATGAAacccttctcttttttctttgggtaTATCGTGTTTATACAGAGGAACATGCTGGTCTACAAATGTAACAGGAAATAGTGACAAACCATAAAAGCAGTAGATATTAAGACCGTTCAATTTAAGGCTACAAAGAGGATAACACTCGTCAAATCTATGCATTACTTGACAGTAGAGatcaaaagaaaactaaatatGGTGATCCAACAATCAGGATGGAGAGCTCTTGACTCTCATCATGACTAATGAGGCTACATATTTCATACAAATGAGCCTGGCGAattaatgtattattttttactaGTTAAAAATCATGAAAGTGAACCCAATAATAATCCAAAACCGAACCAAAAGTAACCTAATTTCCGTGGAAAATAACTTGGCATTACCAGTGTCTTGTGGCAATAACCTATCCCAAAAGTTTCCATCAAAAGGACAATCTAGACTTTGGTGGAGATAACAAATGGTCTCTACTTGATTCAATCAGTTCAGATTACTCATATAGTTGGTATGGAGGGTTAAACAACATGATCAAACCTCagcaacaccccccccccccccaaacaacCACATCAATCAAAGAAATTGTTTACCTGAAATAATGGGTTAGTAAGTCGAATCTTCCTAAATTTTTCCTCATCAGGATTTTTTGCGATATTTCCAACATAGATCAGAAGAGTTTCAAAGGCCCTCCTAACTCTGGCACCATCATTCTAGACGAATAAATAGAAAAAGGCAGGGGGAATCAGGCTGCTGACAGAGTAACATGTAAAATATAGAAGTTAATGAAATAGCATGTGACAATCTTAACTAACAAAAATGGACTACATTTGGGACTGGTGAAACCCAAAGTTCACAAGtcaaagaaatgcaaaaaatatcTATGGCAGGCACCCTAAAAATATCCTATGCATATGATTTATACTATAACAGGTGCATGTATCTTCACCTTAGTTTAATTAAAAGGCTTTCAAGAATTCAAGCATGCGCTTTCTTTCTTTAAGTATTTGTATGTAAAGCAAGGAGCTTTTTAGTACAAGGTCGTGGAGAGCTATCTATCTTGTAAATAATAAGATGTAGTACCTCCCATTTATCTGAAAACTCAAATGCAAAGGAAATTCATTGTTGTGACAATTTATTTGTGAAGATCTTTAGCCCAATggatttccaaaaaaaaaaaaaaaaaccaccctCTATTCAAATGTTTCACATATAAGAAGTCCACTATAccagaatttttatttaggaaaaCTTCAACACTATGCTTTGCTTTTGAAACATATGACGAGGAAATTGAAGCACACTCTAACCACAGAATGAAGTTGCTAAAAATAGTTTAGGAAACCACTTATAATGTGATGGTTCTACAATAATGTCATAAAACACATAAAccaatctatttttgaaatgtCTCCGAACTCTTGTGCTTGTTACACTATGAGCAATTTACCTGGTGATTGCGCTTAAGAGACCTTAAACATTCTCTCATCTGCTCTGCATTTGTTACAGACTTCAGAGGCAATGATGTCTgcaactaataataaaaagaacaacATCAAAATAACTCTGCCCTCTAGTTCAAGTAAAGAAATTTATATTATGCAATGGCACAGAAGAGTGCTAAGTTCTATAAACATCACTTTCAAAATAACTGTACCGTTTTTTCCTGCAACAAATGAGTGGAAGGTTTTACAGATGGACTTTCTGGTGGCAATCCAAGTCTTGACCTCCTTTCTACCTATGAAGACATGCATAGTTTTTTGAGTCATGGAAAATTCTTGAGAAATGTATTAAACCTCAAATCAGGAATAatgaactaaaaaatataaattatcacttgataaaatttaaaataaaataaaaacccattaGTCTCTCTTCTATTCTTGGTTGTTGCTTACTTCAAGTtctttgagaatattttttgaaaacttttttcctGTATTAGCACAACTTCCACAAAATACATATTTCTCTCTAGTTTTATTGACCATAAAATActgtaaagataaaaaattcTCCTTCCATAGAAATGGGCAGGCCCTAGGGAAAAGGTGTATTAAGGACAATGATAGCGAAATCTATAATATAAAGTTTTCATTTGGGAATTGTGTATTTTCGGTAACTTATTTGCACAGTGTTTATCGAAAGATATAGTTTTTggtaacatttatttttttataatttttttatttttattttttatgttaaatgcGTTACAAAGAGctaaaagttagattatttggaaaaaaacaaaaaaaaacaaaaaacaaaaacaaaaacaaaaagacaaaaagctaaaagctaaaatgttttcaatgattcccaaacacacacataatctactagaaaaaaattataatctatTAATAATTGTTCTAAGCACAATGAAATGTGGAAAAATTTTTCTAGTACCTTATCATGTTCTAGTTTCTTAAGTATTTTCTCCCTTGcccttttttcttccttctcttctttttttttcaaggctAAATAACTGAAAAAACAAAGtgaatatattaatatttaagatAGAAGGAAATAAAATCTAATGTATTTAAAGACAATAAGGGATAAATAGACATAAAATTGCcaaatagaaaaaacaattacTAAGTTAAGACAGACCGTTGTTTTTCATTGCTTTCTAGAATTCGCTTTGCCTCAGTGAGGTCCTTACTAGCTCGAATCCTCTCCTGGAACAATAGCACAACAAAAGTCTTTATAAATAAATGCCAAGTACATGAAACGAGCTCTTAACAGAATCCCAAAGTACAAACAGAAGAGTTTGATTTGACAAAAACCAACAATGAAGCATCAATAATAtgttctaaaatataaaaaagctaTGGCAAGTTCACTGTTGAATAATGTCTTTCAGAGGTAAAAAGAATTTAGGAATCATGATATAAGATCTTTAAGAAATTCAACTATATTAGGCTTCTTGATATGTTCTTGAAATATTCTTGAATGGGTTTGGATATTTAAGAACTTAAGGttagataataaaaaaggatTGAATCTTGATGAATCCTGAAAAGAATTTGATGTTTGATTGATGGTAAAACAATGAATTGAATGATAAACCTAGGCAAGGTTTTAAGAAACCTACTATAattattttcccaaaaaaaaaagttacaataattttattaaaactcaCATCTCTCAATGAATTTATAGTATAAAGGCCTATAAATACTaagtttttgtaaataaaaagaaaaagaatactaAACCAAGTTCGTATATGAACCATAATCATATCTCCATCATTGAATTCGGAAAATAATCTTCTAATATTAGTTTGAGCCTTGTATTTCTCATTCCTAAGTGCAACAATTCTTCTTAAGTTATCATGAATTTTCTCTGTGTGACTAGCAAATGTTTCAAGTTCGACAATTAATCTTGTAGttggaataaaaagaaaaggagttCAAAACATAATATACGACTCATGGGCCTTTGGTATAGCCAAATCCCAAGAATctagaaattatcaaattaccCAAACTTTAATAAAGattaattaaaactaaacaAGAAACAACATTACTTagataaacaataaaataagacTCTTCAATTTAGGCTAGCTAAGCAAGATCCCAAGAGTCCAAAACACTCCATATTTTATGGCTTGAACATTAAAACCAACTTTTTGCCTCTTATAATTCTTCAAAAGGAGCTGCCATTCACATTCCATTCATTAAATCATCTCAACCATGATATTGAATTTATCATTATAATCATGGTAATTTTCTAGTATAGAAGAGTCTACTTAGGAGAAAACTGCAAGGATATATGTAGAAAAACTTGCATTAATCATTATTTGTACAATAAGTTGCATATTATTCCTAATGTCATATTTTATGAACCAATAGACAATATATGCAAgcttttaaaaaaggaaaacgtcATACTCAATGCATAAAGTTCCCACTATTGTGGGATCTAGGAGAGGTGATTGATTGGCAACCTTACCCCCATTTTTCTGGAGAGGCTAATTCCTAGACTCAAACCTGCAACCTACTTTTGGTGGAAGGCACTTGCTATCACACCAAGGCAAGCTTTAAAGAGATTAATTATATATCAATTGATACTAATAAATTGCCAGCTTCACTTTAAAATTTCTCATACTATACACATTTTCTACTTGTGTTTTAAAGCACTATTTTAACTATCTACCCCCATCCCTCCCCAAATCTCTCTTTGTCTTCCATTAGAGAAAAAGcagtaaaaaagttaaaagggTAATCAAAATTCTTAACAAGATTTAGAAAAGGCAAGGTAAATCCGTAAAGGAGCTATCAAATAAGGAAAGAGTAAACCATAGAAATAACTGCATAATACCTTCTCCCTTTGCCTTTCcagtttcttttcttcttcttctttcttcttatgTGATTTATTCCTGAAACTCAACAACATAAGTAGTCATGGAAAGGAACCAGTTAGCCAGAAATAGTAAGAtcaatctgaaatttttttcaaatattcaaCCAGattaaagaattatatataaaaggtcAAAAGAGGAGAAAGAATCTGAGGGGGAGTTCTAGAAAAACAGAAAAGGAAACCTTAGTTCCTGTGcctttattttcatttgttcTGTGATATCGAAAGGTTGAGGTGAGTCAAGATCAATATCCACTGCTACCTGGGAGAAGTTAAACAGTCAAGCAAACTAATCTAGTGACAGTATGTGCAACACCAAAGATTTTATAAGTTCATGTAAAAAATGTATCAACATATTCaccaaagacaatttttttctctccacctCCTTTCAATGAAACGGAGTTTACAAGAAGCAAAGATAAAGTCAAATTCCAAATCTCAAAAGCTACCCACAAAAACAAACTGATAAAAACAAGATCATATTAGAAAAGATACTTAGCTAAACAACAATTGACTGTTCCGTATAAACTTCAGCTCTTACTACCCAATCAAAACCGTCCGCTAAACAAGCATGTATATGAGAAAGAATTTCAATTGTATGAACACCCTCTATCTTATAATAAGCAGACACCTGGTAGatatacccaaaataaaaaagctgAAGATTACTGGCCAATATATGTTCTATTTAAAATGTTTCTCTTTATTTCAATATCAAACCAAGAGTATTACAGTTTTGAGTCCCCAAGCAATCTTTTAAAATTGACGGATAAGATCAAAATTAGCAATTGGgatcaggattttttttttttaacaattatttgtgAGTTCTATTCAAAATGAAATAGCCGACTATGCCATACAATAACcttatctctatttttctcacttcttttcttttattttaaaggaattcttctttttgttggGCATCTTGCCCCTTTGAATATTAGACTTATTAACccaggaaggaaaaaaaaaaaaggtatacaAGAAGATACAATGTgaatatcaaatattttggttttgtgaAACACAAACCCACTTCAAACTATAGTTTTAGTGTTATTTCTCAGCATGACTGAGGATATGGTACTATACTAGAGACTTCATTATTTGATAAAGATTGAAGTTTAAAAATAAGGATATCATTGAATAAGAATaccaaaaataagtaaataaaaaatccatGTGCAATGTAAGCAAAGAAGAGAACGAAGATGAGAAATCATATTCATACCAAGGGCATCTGATCAATGTCTGAGTCATTCTCATGATCAATCACCCATTCTATAGCTGCCTCTAAGCTAGAATTACCTGATTATTAACACAAACATTTATTCATGTTCATTCAcagttaggaaaacaaaaatagacAGACCAGAAAAATGAAGAGCTCGTGTTGCTCTTGGCCTTGGAAATCCCATGGCTTCAAGTTCATCAAGCAGTTTCTTGTTGACTTGTGGAACAGCCATTTCTACAAAAGCTGTTGGATGCATTGAATAACTTTACACAGTCAATTCAACAAACAGATAGGAATCAATCAAAATTGCTTGAGGATGAAACAGAAAGACAATACCTTGTTGGAGCTGGAGTGGGTTTGATTGAATTTGGTGAAAACCCAGGTCAGGGTAAGGTATAAATTGTGGTTGGAAGTAGTTCTAGGGGCTTCAAAGAAAGAAGCCCTACAATCAAAGCAATATAGAAAATAGAGCGCCATTGAAGAGGAAGATGATTCTTTACTGTTTGTGGAACAAAGCAATTTCCTCAACCTTTTTCTGATTCTTTATACTATAATAGAGGGTTTCTTTTCAATAGTAGTATTTATACCTTTCGTTTGCCTTCAaagcaaaactttttttttttttgataacaaagTTCAAAGCAAAACTTGGTTATCGGTTAAAACACCAAATCAATTGGGCCAACGTGACAGATCAATTTTCATCCCAATTTAACGATAAgctaaccctttttttttctttttttttttttttttttttttttttttttttttgagagagagagtttcaatttatgtgtccgctctttatcatcatactaaaacatcaatcagtttttggtgtaggtaaaaattgaactccagatcttttattcaactatcaaagactttaccaggTGAGCTAACTAGAGTCCACAACGATACGCTAACTTATGTCACTATGAATTGTTGATAAAAAGTTATGGATTCATATGATTAGTAGTAAGTAAAAAGTAGAAACCATTCATAGTCGCACAATTGTTAGCAAGTcgttagtgtttttttttttttttcctaattactGTTTTTAAGAAGGAGTCATTTATTAGATTGGGTTTGTGATTAAATgccttttttaaattatttttcttataattcaACTACCACTTTTTCGTATTTCCAATTCCAATAAAGACGATATAAAAGTAGAAATCCTCTTACCccattaatgtaaaaaaaaaaaaaaaaaaaaaaaaaaaaaaataacaaagataTACAATAACACCTTATTTGCCTACCATTTCATACATATaccattaaaacaaaatttaataatagaTTGTGATGGGCACAGATGTGAGGTAGAAGGAAAATTGTAAAGggatgttttgaaaatattgtgatttttGTTATGACCCTAACTTTActgataaataaatatgtaatacCTAAAGTGGTGTCCATTTGCTTCAATCTAAACTATATACTCACATCAAATGAAATTACTCAGCTCCAACTCAACTCTATCTAAGCAATAATGGtcacaataaaaatgatattacttAAATCACAATTTGTCATCTTAATAtgctataataaattttttttttaaaaggcatAATTTATCGTATTTATAGCATTGTTGTACAATCTGTTGGTGGTGATTTTGAGGGAGACCAACTGTTGGAAAAGTCTCCACTTAATGTACTCTCCAGTGGCCCAAGTAGGGCTCCCCCTTGGAGGTTGTCTTCAACCTCTAAAACCCtcatttttgagaaaaacaaaaatctcaactCAAACTTCGATCCTTTgtgtctttttcattttataaataaatcaagaaaatcatatttcatAGCTTGAGAGGCGTACATTCTAGCcatataattaattttctaaaataaccAACCTAATGCATGAAAATAGAGGCACAAAGTTTCGGTTCAATACCAATGTTGGAAGACAGAAAAGATTAACATAAgaacataaatttatttctaCCAATACCTTTAATAGAGAATAATCATCATCTTCACAAACGAGCCTTTGCTCCCTTTATATGGAAAACCATAGGGTGTACACGGCCggcctaaggccccaccaaaaaaataaattccccTTGGGGAAAAAGGCCCCACTTCCCATGGTTAAatacccaaatttttttaaaattatgggtctgtttggatagaacttattttgttgaaactgaaaactgaaaactgaaaacactgtagtaaaataatttttaaatgtgtaaatagtaccgtgggacccatttttaatgaaaaagttgataaaaagtggagtttgtggggcccatgaacagtacataaGTCACTGTTCATGGCTGAAAAGTCAACAATAtgcggctgaaaaaaaaaaaaaaaaaaaaaaaaggaaaacgcgGACGCAGACGTGAAACGCActatccaaacatacactatatatattttttataggtttagcattttttttttttaaattagtaatgttaaggatactacaaattttttaaaggttgtttttatagtgcttttagcacattttttcttttcattcctaTTAAGACTCTTAAAGTACAAGACCAATAGAACCCtgaaatgtttcaaaaaaatgttttaaatgtgttaaatcatcaattatagattaatcttccctaatagtttgagactttaatttttgtaaactgATATCTTACAAAACCACACCAAATAAtataatgtgtatatatatatatatatatatatctccctcttttaaaaacaagatataaaataaaaaattagatcaCAACTTTATGCATCGtcatatattcaaaataaattatatttttttaactgtaatatatttctatttctttttattaatatttatggttcaactatgatattcaattctctatgtgaaattaacattaatttagttggtattattcatcaaattatgtatttaatgtatcaaattaactttaatttgattaatattaaataactttatttaattaatatttacatattaaagacCCTACATAAAATTTTTGCCATAGATTATGTTGGGCTGCCCTAAGGGTATGCAACAAAGAGAAGTAACTTTTTGGCAATGTCAAACTAAACTAAGCTTTAATACAATTTATTTAGGTTTAGCCGAATATTTCTAGCAAAATAATGTTATAggtataaactattttacaaaaaaatagttttattaaGCCATTGTATTACACGCGCCATTACTTTTATTAAGCCCTTTGTATTACACGGACTATGGAGTACACGCGCCATTACTTTTATTAAGCCCTTTGTATCATGCTATTCTTGCCTACTAGTTTTTGGAAACCAAGAACTCCTAGTCCTACAAGGTTTTACACTCATTGAAGTCGGTTCTATTTTGTATTAATATCTGACTTTGAGAAGAAACTAAATTAagcaacaaaaccaaaaaaaaaagcaaaaaagaaacaaattactTTCTCTCCAAGATTTTCTCTTTCGCCAAAGTTTTCAGTAGCCGACCGGCCATGGCTATGTCTGTGCTTTTGGGTTTAGATGCGAGCACTCGTATGGGAATGCAGCATCGTAACTTGAAtagcaacaagaagaagaagacgctCTTTTCTGGTTCTGGGTGTGACGAGGAATCAGCAATCTCAATGTTGTCTTCTACTTCTGCCAGTACCAGTAGTGCCGCCATGAGCggtgaaaagaaaaggaaagcatGCAATGTTATTAGGATGAAGGTTCCTAAAGACTTCAAGTTGGAGGACTATAACAAGGAGAGTGATGCAAAGACTGTTACGGATTCTACTTGCACTACTGACTCTTGTTGTTCTAGTACCACCATGATGAACGGTGATGATGgg contains the following coding sequences:
- the LOC115959586 gene encoding UBX domain-containing protein 1-like isoform X6; this translates as MAVPQVNKKLLDELEAMGFPRPRATRALHFSGNSSLEAAIEWVIDHENDSDIDQMPLVAVDIDLDSPQPFDITEQMKIKAQELRNKSHKKKEEEEKKLERQREKERIRASKDLTEAKRILESNEKQRYLALKKKEEKEEKRAREKILKKLEHDKNDGARVRRAFETLLIYVGNIAKNPDEEKFRKIRLTNPLFQDRVGNLRGGMEFLELCGFERTEGDEFLYLPDDKVDMEILNTAGSELKSAMTNPFFGLLSV
- the LOC115959586 gene encoding UBX domain-containing protein 1-like isoform X5 encodes the protein MPLVAVDIDLDSPQPFDITEQMKIKAQELRNKSHKKKEEEEKKLERQREKERIRASKDLTEAKRILESNEKQRYLALKKKEEKEEKRAREKILKKLEHDKVERRSRLGLPPESPSVKPSTHLLQEKTLQTSLPLKSVTNAEQMRECLRSLKRNHQNDGARVRRAFETLLIYVGNIAKNPDEEKFRKIRLTNPLFQDRVGNLRGGMEFLELCGFERTEGDEFLYLPDDKVDMEILNTAGSELKSAMTNPFFGLLSV
- the LOC115959586 gene encoding UBX domain-containing protein 1-like isoform X3; this encodes MAVPQVNKKLLDELEAMGFPRPRATRALHFSGNSSLEAAIEWVIDHENDSDIDQMPLVAVDIDLDSPQPFDITEQMKIKAQELRNKSHKKKEEEEKKLERQREKERIRASKDLTEAKRILESNEKQRYLALKKKEEKEEKRAREKILKKLEHDKVERRSRLGLPPESPSVKPSTHLLQEKTNDGARVRRAFETLLIYVGNIAKNPDEEKFRKIRLTNPLFQDRVGNLRGGMEFLELCGFERTEGDEFLYLPDDKVDMEILNTAGSELKSAMTNPFFGLLSV
- the LOC115959586 gene encoding UBX domain-containing protein 1-like isoform X2; this encodes MAVPQVNKKLLDELEAMGFPRPRATRALHFSGNSSLEAAIEWVIDHENDSDIDQMPLVAVDIDLDSPQPFDITEQMKIKAQELRNKSHKKKEEEEKKLERQREKERIRASKDLTEAKRILESNEKQRYLALKKKEEKEEKRAREKILKKLEHDKVERRSRLGLPPESPSVKPSTHLLQEKTTSLPLKSVTNAEQMRECLRSLKRNHQNDGARVRRAFETLLIYVGNIAKNPDEEKFRKIRLTNPLFQDRVGNLRGGMEFLELCGFERTEGDEFLYLPDDKVDMEILNTAGSELKSAMTNPFFGLLSV
- the LOC115959586 gene encoding UBX domain-containing protein 1-like isoform X1 — its product is MAVPQVNKKLLDELEAMGFPRPRATRALHFSGNSSLEAAIEWVIDHENDSDIDQMPLVAVDIDLDSPQPFDITEQMKIKAQELRNKSHKKKEEEEKKLERQREKERIRASKDLTEAKRILESNEKQRYLALKKKEEKEEKRAREKILKKLEHDKVERRSRLGLPPESPSVKPSTHLLQEKTLQTSLPLKSVTNAEQMRECLRSLKRNHQNDGARVRRAFETLLIYVGNIAKNPDEEKFRKIRLTNPLFQDRVGNLRGGMEFLELCGFERTEGDEFLYLPDDKVDMEILNTAGSELKSAMTNPFFGLLSV
- the LOC115959586 gene encoding UBX domain-containing protein 1-like isoform X4, whose product is MAVPQVNKKLLDELEAMGFPRPRATRALHFSGNSSLEAAIEWVIDHENDSDIDQMPLVAVDIDLDSPQPFDITEQMKIKAQELRNKSHKKKEEEEKKLERQREKERIRASKDLTEAKRILESNEKQRYLALKKKEEKEEKRAREKILKKLEHDKVERRSRLGLPPESPSVKPSTHLLQEKTLQTSLPLKSVTNAEQMRECLRSLKRNHQDRVGNLRGGMEFLELCGFERTEGDEFLYLPDDKVDMEILNTAGSELKSAMTNPFFGLLSV